GCAATCCTAAAATGCACGCGTCTGCATAACACGACTCGCATGATACTTCACGCGCAGCATGGCTTGCACACTGTTCAAGCAAGGAAGAAACTGGCCTATTTTTCAGtaagataatcaaattaaattcctTTAACATAATTTACAAACAAGTCGGAagataataaaattcatgttcacTAATGGATAAAATcgttatcccctgtttgttctTATGAAATGCAGGAAAATATCTATGGTGTGGTGCCGTATTCCATTCAGTCTTCGGCTtcatggaatacggcaccagaccatagatattttcccgtattttgtgaacaaacagggggtaactaaTATTATTCCGTTACAATATGTGTATTGTTATAGAGGGCCATACTACCGGCTGTATgtattgtaatgtacaaaaagtagcctgggttTGGAATAGTAACCTCAAATCAAGCACTGTCTAGAAAAAAGGGAAAACAGGAAAGTCTGTTACTTTAACATTAAAGCCTCAAATCCACAGGCCAagaatcaataatatattttttactggTAGGTCTTCTAGGTGAAATCACTAAAATCATTTGCTTTACCATGTTGGAGACTTGCATGTTGACAGCAACAGCTTTCAACACAATTGttgttaaaataagaaatgctTTGTTTCTGAATAATTAATGCTGTTGATAAGACATCCAAAGGTTTCAACATTTCTCACACTATGGGTGTGTGTTTCAATGTCTTGTCTAGAATTTCAGCCATGGATTATTAGACCTACATCAAAAGATTAAAAGCAAGAAATGCTGACATTATTTACCTTCACAGAATGCCCACAAATAGGTAAGTTTGCttctaaaattcaaaattttctggGCTCTTGAACAGGCTCCAAAACATAGCACCTCACCTTTTTAGAGTGTCCTAATTAGTCAGCGATACCACTCAAAAAAGTTTCGCTCAACAAACCTGGAACTGGtcagaaaaacctgaaaaagcatgtgaatgctggccaaaaaacccaaaatgggctgaaaataaataaaactgtggGTATTTGGAGTCATAAAAACCCTGAATTCAGGttaaacctgaaaagtggcatccgACTAATCTGCAGCCCGTGTTATTTTGATAGCTTATTTCTGGCCCGCAGAGTTCTGAAGTTGCCCAGGACCCCTGGGGTATGGCATGTGGTACCTTTCTACAATGCATGTTACTTTCATAAAAGTATAATACTATTTTTCAAGTAGGCCGGCATCCTTACCTTGACATATCAGCTCTGAGTAACGCATACATCTGTGACACTAAGCCTTGTTTCTTTTCTAGTATTAGACCTCTATCAGACTCTGGTAATGCTAACACCTGCTTCTCAAGGTCATCAACCGCTAACAATAATGTGTACACCCTCtcaatagatagcaacacacGACGGCGTCTACTGTGTTCTTTGGCCTTACTCTGTTGTAATAAATAATGAAGTTATTATTAGTAGTATGCAATGTACTTCAACCAGACACTCCTCCCTCTATGCCTCACTTCCACCTAGTTTTACCGCTGCCATGGAAAAGGAATATAATGTGCAGATTACAAATTTGCCAACAGagcagaaaagattctccagactcttctgaacaatttgatattatgatttgtccatttgaaacatctgtcctacgAAATCGTTAAATATAGCACTTTTCATTGCATGGCCTCTATATTGCCTTTTTGATTTGACTGGTTACATTGTAgtcaaaatatataataattgcaTAACTATCCTCCATTCCTTGGAAAagaagaaatgaaatgaaacatgaTTGTTCAATGACTTTGGCATGTGCACATCGAAAATCTCAGTTTGGTAGAAAAAATGATTTCAGTAATTGTTTTATCAGGGTGACTATAATGTGTTcagcaggccttgtcttttgaaaattactGGCGAGTGACAAaccactctcctcaaaacttgccAGGTGAGCagtaggcgagtgattttaatcacttgtattattattacaccaaatTCAGgtgagtgataaaaagctctcctcactGAGGAGAGCAGATTAATTTTAGGCGAGTGATGgcgagtgatcactctcactcgcctcaaaagacaaggccttgTGTTGGGAACAGCCCATTATTCCAAAGGGTCCAAAAAAGGTTAAAGTTTGAGTTTTGGACATTATATGTTAGGATTAATACCAAAAATCAtcccaaatcacatggttttggaatacaaagaacattccttaaccatgtgacttggggataatttgaagtaACCTCCACTTTGGATATGAGTCTGGTACTTATTCCTAGCTATTTAAtaatcctagctattatgtgaaatgagacacatgcagcagccgacaagtgcatcgtttcgATATGGATGAACACAAATATGCTTCTCCAATAGCATTTTACTCTAATTACCTGGGTATTACTAACACTATGGTTAGTACTATTATCACCCCCATAATTGTAGGGGTAATATTTTGTAATGATTAAATTGTCATTATCTTATCAATGAGCATAGCTACCTCTTCATCTTCACTGCTAGCATCTATGTGTATATCAATAATCTGACGGGGATTGTTCACACTTGATGATGTTAAGCGGCCCAGAGCACCGGCAAATTGagctgtcaaaattaaaacaattaaaatgtttGTCAATATGTAGCATTGCTGGAGGTATATTTACACTACATTGGTTCCCATGTGTGACTGAGAACCCAATATATTGGATCTGACAATACTAAAAGTAAATTATGAGGAGCCACTCAGATTGCAAAAACTGAGGGGACAATGTCGAGTGCGCAGACAAAAGAGGTAGACCGAAAATTTTCACTAATAGATACTATTTATTACTACCAACTTGTTCCCCCATTGACCCCCAATAGCTACAGCCATAATCCCATGGTTCATTCTCAAAATAAGAAGGGTATATTTTCATCGTTTATCACTACCAGAATATATGATAGtgtacattttcaagattttgtacgcattggacttttcaCTTTGCATTTGAAGGGGTACGTTAAGTGTGTGAACGCAAAAATATGTGTACAAAACGGTGGTACAAAAAGGTGTTCTCCAGGTCAAGTGCTATTCATTGCAATTTGTTTAGCACGGTTCACCGTTTGTCATAAACATACACCTGACCAGTGGTATAGAAGTCGCAATGCTGTTGAATCCTGCGACTAGCGCTGAGTGACTCCATATTGTTATAGGCATTTTGTACCGAGTGTCAGGGGCCTGGTTAGATTCCACATAATTTATGTCATATGGCACTACACAGAGTCATCAGCCTTCTCAAGTTTAATCCATGAGTAATATCAATAATTTGACATAACTTATTTGACTGTAAGTAGCACTCACTTGGCTGGTATGACCTTTGTTCGGCCTGCTTAGGTTGAGGTGTAATAGGCTTATTTTCTTTGCCTTCATCCCTGTCTTCTGATTGGACGCCTTCTTTGCTTTGATCTTTGTCTTTACCATTCTTCCTCTGCATGTAGGTCTGTGAATTATCAAAGAATTATCAATTACACAAGAGTACATTTTCTGATGAAAATCAACATTACATAGAAAAAGGAGACCAGGGCAACACAGAACAAGCTATCCGACTTATATACAGAAGTTGTTGTTGGGGGGAGGGATAGCAACAACAATTTACAACCAGATCTTTGCCTCACTAGCTATGGATTGTGGTACTTGGATAAACTTTGTAGTTGTCTGCTCTGCAGTCAAATAAATAAACCAAACTGCTTGgattgggcaaaaatcatgttccCAACTTATAGTAGAACATACTTTAGGTGTCAAAGACCATTTAGAGAAAGATGGAACATAGCTTTGGACAGGGTGTATGAGATAACAAAGGTTAATGAGTGGGGTCATATTCCACCTTATACTGAACAGAGTCTAAAAGATTGTAACTTTAATGAACCTATGACTACCATCCTGAAATGAATCCTTAGTCACTGATAAACTAATGGTAATGTTTTTGAACTTTATGACCCATATTTCCTCTTTTTGACTTGAATGTTCACATCTAAGTCACCTGGTACAGGGCTAAATGAATTTTCCCTGGACCAAGGACCAACCCCTGTGGAACTCCTCACCTGATAGTAATAGTCATCAATATATGGGTTGTTACTTTGCAGTTGTAACATCTGAATTTTAATGACCCATTCCTTCTCCCTTGTACTCATCAGATTTGAATACTCATCCCTGGGACCTCTGGTGTCAGGGCGATGATTGTCATGACGCCTGTTGTTATATGGGCGTTGGTGGCGCATGTCCATGCGATTTCTATTCctgaatcaaaaaaaaaaaaacatgatcaaAATTATAAGATCTTCCTCTTTAGATTACAAGCcgcgacaaatcgcctgtccgatagcccggaGCAATTAAAATTTTTATTGGGCAATTAAAACTCTGGTGCCCTAATGGGCAAGATATAATTAAAACCAATCAAAGCTTGTGATGATGCAAAACGGAGTATTTCTTTCAAATTTGGCATGTTAACAGAAGTAAAAAACAGTCAAGacaaagtagaaaacttcttgaaaaggAATTAACATTTTTCAGATGCTAGGCACTTATATCCCATACCAGACTGGCAGACATGCTGATGAACATCATGACATTACGTGATGTATTGGTATTATACTATAGTTTAGCCAAATATAGAACCTGTGCATATAATATGACGCCAATGACGTCAGCTTGCCATGTATTTACATACATCGAGATTGAGACGCATTAGTGGTTGGCAAGATACGTAAATCGCTGCGACTTTACTGACAgaatttcacataaaatgcacattattttccacaagaAACTAACGGTAGTgaatgaaatgtttatttttagttaatttcatgaatactcatttatgtatcaacttaactgagaaaaAAATTGGATTCCTGTAAGAATGAAACTGAAATTCGGCACACTTACTAATACTATGCAATGTATGATGAGTATGTGACTTTGTCGACAACTGTTGCCATGAATAGGGGTAATTTTCAGACAATTTTGGGCAACCAATTTTTGACTATTGCCTGCTCGAacgggcaagctaaaaaataaaattcgtCGCGGCCTGTTAGATTAATTCATACAGGCGCAAGTACCATATTTGCTATAATTGGTCGTTAGTTGTAACTACATTTTAGCCTGTTTGATTTTTGAAGGACCTTTTTGAAGGGTGCGACTCCACTCTTCCCCTaagcaaaaatataaaatagtcccaaaaaatcacaattagCGAGTGTAgcgattttaaaaaaatcaggttttttatgcttttctgGTCAAAAAAAGATCCAAATTTTGCAAATAtccacttttcacaatatttcccaCCTCCCCGGAAAATctgcacccccaaaaaaattctGCGTACAGTCCTACCTCTTGTGACATTCCTCAGttctaaaagtaaaatatttttaccttTTCACAATACCCTTCACAATTGATGTGCAATTATTAGCATCTAATTATATTGTCATATTTCCACGATGTGTACTTACTGGTTATTGTATTGATTTGGTGGGTATCTAGGTTGATATCTTCCTCTTGGTCCAGGATCAGTGCGGGCATGTAATGGAGGGATTCTGAAAGAAAGGTATGCAACACACATTCTGATCATCACAATTGTCATCACATTGACAGGTCCTAAAAACTTGTGAAGCAAGACTATTTTCAGCGTTGATAGTTAGTAATTGCCATGGGCATTAAAGAATGTATTAACACACACTGGTCAACCTGTCATCATTAGCCACTATTCATAGCTGGACTGAGCTGCTGTAAGATCAcaccatactatatgccctctggcaatttACAGGGGCTTAAAAGTTACTGTGTTGACATGTGAAAGTACAGCAGGTGTTGTGAGCTGTCCTGGTATTTGAGATCAAATTCTggtattcaatttcggaaaatcAGACCAGTGGAACAAAATGTATTACTCCCAATTTTTGCTAATCAGAGGTAATTTAGCTTCAGTTTTTTAAGGATCTGTCCTTCAAATGACAAGTGTCAGGTATGATATGGAGGAATTCTGTCAAACTAAATACAGCAATAAGTTACCTAGTCGCCTTGTATGAAAGCAAAGGGAAATAAAAAACCAATGATTATCTTTATagtaaaatataatatttattagATATCATTAAGCCACTTGAGGAGTGAATCCTTGTAGGTCAACTCTGACAACAATTGTTTTAGAGCCTGGGTTTAAGCTAAAAAGTTCAACACTAACTTTGTTTGATATATTACTTGCAGATACATAAAATAATCATAAATACCTACCTTGGGTGCATCGGAGTCAGACCCATGTAACCCATAGGAGGTCTACCTCTCGGATGTGGATAATGCATGCCTGGTCCAGGTGGTGTATGGGGATGTGGCATACGACCCGGACCCCCAGGGGAGAATGGCATCATGGGAGGAGGCGGCCCCATCCCAGGTGGTGGCCCCATTCCAGGTGGCATCATCCTCGGTGGTGGTTTCCCAGGCGATGATGACATTGGTGGCGGAGGACCGCTCATCATGAGTTTATGGGTGATCTGGTTGGGTGACACCCTCCCGCTGGTGTTGTGCATGTGTAAGATCATTTGAGCAACGTGAGTTGGGGATATACGGCCGTTGATATTTTTCAGGATTTGTTGAGTTAAGTTGTTCACTACTTGTGGCGGTAAAGACTGATGTGGCCGAGGAGCACTCATGGTAACATTTTGAACAGGTGACTGGATCAAAGGAAATGACAAAATACAATAACAATCAATAATTCACACGAACCAAAGCACGCTTCAAACAAGGTTCTTGTATATTCCATATATGtcccattatttatttatttatgagtaATTATGCGTGGATTGCGTGGCATAGATTTCTCAAAGGTAGAATCTCAAGACGTAATTTGTTCCCATAAAACAGGGTCTTTGGAACGGAGACTTGGCTAAATTGAGTGCAAATAGAACATAAAAAATGctacaaatttcagaaaaatatcaaaatagggGGTCAGGCATGAGAATAGATTTCCACGACCATGACAAAACAGGAAAATTTTGAAACAGCAGGAAAAAAGTGCCtaaaatgtgccaaaaaatctccaaaacgggctaaaaatatataaacatgtGGATATTCGGACAATAAaaaagcaggaattcctgcttgagcaggaaaattctcatgcctaggGGTACAAGAACTGAGGCTAGCCTAAAACAGGGGTCTTATGATCTGTATAGGAGCCTGAAAAGAGGGGTTGTCACCATGACACATACCACCCAAAAATGGCAGTGTTCTATACCCCTTCCCCAACCTTGGGTACATGTTGTTAACTCACCTGTCCTGGTCCTGGTGCAGCTTTATGCATAAAGTGATGTCTTGGTGGTGTTCCAATAGGCAGATTAGCAGCTGGTGGAGGAGATCCAAGAATAGGTGATACCGTCCTGCGTGGGGGCGCTCTACTAGTAAGATCACGCTCAAGTTCCTCAAGGGTGAACACCTTTTGAGGCTTCTTTTCAGAGACTGCTTTGACAATTGCTGTGTCCtacaaataaaaatcataaaagtgATAAAAGAtgcgcaaaatatttttaaaagatcTTGAAAAGTTGGTAATTTCTTATGTTGCAGTTTTGAGTGTAGTAATTTACATTCATTTATAATCATCTGGTATGTTATATGGTCACTGAAGCCCTGAAGTAAATTTTTTAATTCTTTGGTGGTATGCGCTGTGCATCGAGCGACAAGCGTATAAGAGTGTGAATGCAGAAATGATAAAGAATTATGCCGATTGGCTGACTAATGGTCATAACAAGATGGCTGACCCATAAGAGACCAAGATTCTGCTTTCTGCTTCTGCAATTGCTCTGGTGAACTTTTTTCAATGACCTTCCCTTGCTAAAAGGAGGCAACTGGTTAAGTCAATAAGAGGAAGATAATATCTAGGCTATTttcttttgccaaaatatttgctATACTGTTAACCGACCTATGGCAAAAGACATTAACATTGTTTCAATCTCTATGTATGTTACAACTTTTTTTCACACGTGTCACATGAGACACTTATTGTTGTACTCAATGGGGAAATCATAAAGCATGCATGCCATAAAGTAAATACCGCTTGGTGAAACAATttcaaaagtgttatttttataaGGGAAATCAACTTCCAGATTTGTACTACATGTATTTTATATGCTGCAAAAATTGACTAGAACTGAAATGACcagtacaaaccaatagggattttttGTAAGGGTGTCTCCTTTGACAGATGTGAGAAATGAGTAAGTACAATAGATGAACAACCCTGACTGAGAGAATGG
Above is a genomic segment from Amphiura filiformis chromosome 17, Afil_fr2py, whole genome shotgun sequence containing:
- the LOC140138143 gene encoding protein PAT1 homolog 1-like isoform X2, translating into MEEMFAFGGEMPPLDEGPEEEYDEFNDETFGDFAEVGDWEKAHEKLAQGFGDLGLSRPLNFDDDDDFFKAGDVIDDSGFDSAQKRRTHEDDLEKSITQFVLDDDDDEFFDPAIMGQSKQSSQPIAIGGGGVADSNMSQLFGPSSPPSIFDPSDFMSPSRGNIWGSPSMHQTPPLRAAMTVPKPRATEDQLKAMLNIGGGGDSSQPPPLEDTAIVKAVSEKKPQKVFTLEELERDLTSRAPPRRTVSPILGSPPPAANLPIGTPPRHHFMHKAAPGPGQSPVQNVTMSAPRPHQSLPPQVVNNLTQQILKNINGRISPTHVAQMILHMHNTSGRVSPNQITHKLMMSGPPPPMSSSPGKPPPRMMPPGMGPPPGMGPPPPMMPFSPGGPGRMPHPHTPPGPGMHYPHPRGRPPMGYMGLTPMHPRIPPLHARTDPGPRGRYQPRYPPNQYNNQNRNRMDMRHQRPYNNRRHDNHRPDTRGPRDEYSNLMSTREKEWVIKIQMLQLQSNNPYIDDYYYQTYMQRKNGKDKDQSKEGVQSEDRDEGKENKPITPQPKQAEQRSYQPTQFAGALGRLTSSSVNNPRQIIDIHIDASSEDEESKAKEHSRRRRVLLSIERVYTLLLAVDDLEKQVLALPESDRGLILEKKQGLVSQMYALLRADMSRSGSDHFVQVLSIRKGRKLISRVLPYLDKEQALTVVRGILQNFSFLLKREMQDLKKESPEETLPQLYPPVVNVVKSTDLKELMSLVASLIARQPGVSPNRKTGSSSVVTSALQNKFGVSVVLSMMNQGEEIHTNTSVIDMEQDVQFQWIECVNQVASDICIVSDTSIPEPLRPSSYDKVLPHFARFVSKQSYNALDRRLRSITTAPSR